In Candidatus Latescibacter sp., the genomic stretch AAAGCTCGGGTTCATCCGCGGCAAACGAAATCTCTGCGCCTCCGCTTGTCATAATGCCGAGCGCCGAAAACCCGGCCATCGTACCGATTGCAGATAAGAATCGTGAACATACTGTTTTCATGGGATTTCCTTTCTGGTTGATAGATGAAAAATATTTTTTACATAGATAAAAAACCGCCGTCAACATAAATGGTCTGCCCGGTTAGATAGGCGGAGGCATCGCTCGCCAGGAAAACCGCGATTCCAGCCAAATCCTCGGGAACTCCCCACCGTCCGAGCGCCATGCGTTTGAGCAGGGCATTATACCGCTCTGGGTTGTCCTGAAGTTCTCTGGTCATGTTTGTCTTGAAATACCCCGGCCCGATGGCATTGACACGGATATTGTATTGTCCCAGATCGTTGGCCATGGATTTCACCAGCATCCGCACAGCTCCTTTCGAGGCGGCATACGCCGGAATATTCCGCCCTCCTGTCTGTGACACCACAGAATCGGTAAGGATTATAGATCCTCCTGTTCCCTGGCGTATCATCGCCTGTGCTGAAAGCTGCGCAAGCATAAAAACGGCATGGACGTTTACCCTGAGCACCTCATCAAAATCCTCCAGGGAATGACTTTCTGAAGGCTCTCTCCTAATGATTCCGGCATTGCAGAAAAGGAAATCTATGCCTCCCAGCCCGGAGATGGCTTTC encodes the following:
- a CDS encoding glucose 1-dehydrogenase, translated to MLKEKFSLAGKRGIITGASRGLGRAMADGLAEMGADLVIAARGIDLLIDTATALSDYGGRIIPVAADVGIDADIENLAGKAISGLGGIDFLFCNAGIIRREPSESHSLEDFDEVLRVNVHAVFMLAQLSAQAMIRQGTGGSIILTDSVVSQTGGRNIPAYAASKGAVRMLVKSMANDLGQYNIRVNAIGPGYFKTNMTRELQDNPERYNALLKRMALGRWGVPEDLAGIAVFLASDASAYLTGQTIYVDGGFLSM